One region of Ardenticatena maritima genomic DNA includes:
- a CDS encoding winged helix-turn-helix domain-containing protein, with protein sequence MRVRFNVWIEDEKGDAILTLWRIRLLEAVRETGSINAAAQKMGVQFRTAWNKIHEMEEGLGTKLVESQTGGAGGGGTTLTPEAETLVERFHRLTEGLPELLEERFKTLFEHENAR encoded by the coding sequence ATGCGCGTGCGGTTCAACGTTTGGATTGAAGACGAAAAAGGCGACGCCATCCTGACATTGTGGCGTATCCGCCTGCTGGAAGCCGTCCGTGAAACGGGGTCAATCAATGCGGCGGCGCAAAAAATGGGCGTGCAATTTCGCACCGCGTGGAACAAAATTCACGAGATGGAAGAAGGGCTAGGCACCAAACTAGTGGAAAGCCAGACCGGCGGCGCGGGCGGCGGTGGAACGACGCTGACGCCCGAAGCCGAAACGCTGGTGGAGCGCTTCCACCGCCTCACAGAAGGGCTACCGGAATTGCTGGAAGAACGGTTCAAGACGCTGTTTGAACACGAAAACGCACGATGA